The genomic segment GCGCGCTCCGCCGTTTCGGATCATGCGCGGACCTCCTTCGGCGCGAAGCCGAGCATCGCGCGCGCGGCCAGGCGCGCCTTGACCGTGTCGGGCACCCGCACCCGCTTCGGGCCGCCCTCGGATGCCCGGAGCCGTCGCGCCAGCTCCGCGAACAGGTCGTGGGCGGCCGTGACCGCGCGCCGGCAGTCGGCAGGAAGCTCCGGGATCACGGCGGCAGCTGCGCCCAGATCGGCGTCGATCCGGTCGAGCACTGCCGCGCGGTCGCCCGCCGGGGTCGAGAGGCCCAGGTAGTCCCGGCCGAGCCGCGAGCGGTCGTCGTCCAGGTCGCGAAGGAAGTTCACGTCCTGGAAGGCCGCTCCCAGCCGCCGTGCCCCGTCGACGAGACGGGGTGCGGGATCGACCGGATGCCGCGACCCCGCGTTGACGAAGACCTGGAGGCACATCAGCCCGATCACCTCGGCCGAGCCGTAGACGTACTCGTCGTGCGACGCCGCGTCGTGGCTCGTGACCTCGAGGTCGGCTCGCATGGAGGCGAAGAAGGGCGTGATGAGGTCTGCGCCGATCCCGCACTCCCGCGCCGTGCGGGCGAAGGCGTGGAGCACCAGGTTCGTGCTGAACCCACGGTCGATCGCGGCGAAGCACTCACGCTCGAGCTGATCGAGCACCGCTGCGGTCTCGTGCGGCGAGAGGCCCGCCTCCTGTGCGGGGCCGTCGACGACCTCGTCGGCCACGCGCGCGAGGGCGTAGACGTTGCGCACGTGCGGCCGCGGGCGCGCGCCGAGCATGCGGCACGCAAGGCCGAACGATGTCGAATACCGGCTGATGACGGCCGCCGCGGCGTCTTCGGCTGTCCGGTCGTACAGCGAGAGCCCGGTCACCGCCTGCTGCCTGGTGGCCTTCACGGGATCCTTCCCTCGATGCGGTCGGCCAGCGTGCGCAACAGGGCGCCCGCGCGCTCCGGCAGTGCCGGGTCATGCGAGGCCGCGCGCGTGTCGTCCAGCGTCTCGGCGATGAGGCCGACGAGCCGGTCCCTCGCGCCGGTGGCCTCCAGCACGAGTTGCGCCTCGCGCACGGCGACCGGGCCGGTGCGCGCGAGCGCGAGCGCCTGGTCGACGCCGGGCGCGGCATCCGTCTCCCTCGCCAGCGCCACCAGCGGGGTCCGCTTGGTCTCGCGTAGGTCCGGCCCGCAGTCGCGTCCCGTCTGCGCCGACGTGCCGAACGCGCCGATGAGGTCGTCGACGAGCTGGAACGCCAGCCCGAGGCGTCCTCCGGCATCGCCGAGCACGCGCAGGGCGTCGGGGTCGGCCCCGCCGAGGAGGGCCCCTGCTTGCAGCGGGGCGCGGAAGGAATAGACAGCGGTCTTGTTGAAGGCCGTGTCGAGGGTCTCGGCCCGAGACGGGAAGGCCGAGGTGACGCTGTTCTCCACGTCGGCCAGTTCGCCCGCGGCAGACACGAGGACGGCATCGTCGAGCAGCGTCAGCAGCCGGTCCTTCGTCGCCTCGTCGGTGTGGGCCATCGCGACGAGCCGGAACGCCTCGTGCAGGAGGATGTCTCCGGCGAGGATCGCCGCAGCGTCGCCCAGGTGGGCCGCGCCATCGGCGTCCGCGCCGTTCGTGCGGCCCCGCCGGCGGAACTCGCCGGCCACGTTGGGCACGCCGCGTCGCTCGATGTCGTGGTCGATCACGTCGTCGTGTACCACGAACGCCGTGTGCAGCAGCTCGAACGCGGCGGCGACCGACAGGGCCGCCGACGCGTGCGCGTCGCCGGTGCGGAACGCGTCGAACGACGCGGTCACCAGCGCCGGGCGGAACCGCTTCCCCCCCTGGGCGGCACGCGTGATGGCGTCGGCGAGGGCACCGAAACCCGGACCCAGCTCGGCGGCGCGCTCTCGGATCCGCGTGAGCGAGCCGTCGATCGCGATGCCGACGCCGGGGTCCTCCGGGCCGATGATCATGACGCCCTTCGCTGACGCGCCGGCGCGTCGAAGAGGTGCAGCTGCTGCGCCTGCAGGACGAGCCAGGGGCTGAACGCCCACGGCGTGGCTTCCAGCGATGTCGCAAGGTCGGCGGGCTCGACCCACCGGGCGTCCAGCGCCTCCAGAGGGTTGAGGACCGGCTCGTCGTCGGTGTACGCGATGTAGACCGGGCACACCTCGTGCTCGACGATGCCGTTCGCGTCGGTGGCGCGGTAGCGGAACAGGGGGAGCGCCACGCGCAGGTCCCGGAGGGTCAGCCCCAGTTCGACGTCGGCGTGGCGACGGACGGCCGAGATGACCGGCTCGGCCGGCCGCGGGTGGCCGCAGAAGGAGTTCGTCCAGACGCCGGGCCACGTGCGCTTCGCGAGCGCGCGACGGGTGATGAGCACCTGACCCTCGCTGTTGAGCACATGGCACGAGAAGGCCAGGTGAAGGGCGGTGTCGGGACCGTGGACGCTAGACTTCGGGGCGGTTCCGATGGCCCGGCCCTCGTCATCGAGCAGCACCACATGGTCGGTGTCCGTCATCGGCAAGCTCCTCTCAATCGCTAGCTTAGCTAGCGAATTATTGAGTGTGATGCTACAACGGGATGGAGGTGAACGTCCACGATGTCAGAGCCCTGGGTTCCGCAGACGATGCACGACCACGCCGTGCTGCGCGTGCTCACGTCCATTCGTAGCATGAGCGACGCCATGGAGCGCATGCACAGCGGCATGAAGGGCGACATGGCGATGAACGCCTCGGACCTCGCTGCGCTTCGCCTGCTCGTCGTCAGGGAGCGCACCGGTCGTCCCGTCAGCCCCCGGGACATCGCGCAGCACCTCCGCATCACGACCGCGTCGACGACCAAGCTGCTGGACCGGCTGGTGGAGTCCGGTCACGTCGAGCGCCGTCCGCATCCGAGCGACCGTCGCGGCCGGGTCGTCGTGCTGACCGATGCGGCGCGGGCCGCATTCTTCCGCGTCTTCGGCGAGCGCCTCCGCGCCATGCGGGAGGTCGCCATGGGGTATGACGAGGGCGAGCTGGACGTGATCGCCCGGTTCCTCGACGACCTCGGAGAGGCCATGGATCCGCCCGACGTCGCTGCGCCGCAGGCTCCGGCGCCCGCGGTGTGACCGGTCCGAACGAGAAAGGGCGTCCCCTGTCGGGGACGCCCTTTCTTCTTCTCTGTTGCGGGGACAGGATTTGAACCTGCGACCTCTGGGTTATGAGCCCAGCGAGCTACCGAGCTGCTCCACCCCGCGGCACAAGACAAGAGCCTAGCACGGATCCCGAGCGGGTCTCGCCACCGTCCGGCGCGGCTTGCCGCAGCCGAAGCCGCACGACAGGATGAGCGCATGTCTGATCGTCCCGAATCCGACGCCGTGGGTCGCGACGAGACACGCGAGGAGCGCGCCGACCGGAACTGGAATGAGGTGCTCCAGGAACTGCGGGTCCTTCAGACGGGCACGCAGATCCTCACCGGCTTCCTGCTCGCGCTGGCATTCCAGCCCGCCTTCGCCGATCTCACCGGCGGCCAGCGAGCGGTCTATCTGACCCTCGTGGTGCTCGCGGCCCTGAGCTCGATCATCGCGCTCGCCCCCGTTGCCCTGCACCGTGTGGTGTTCCAGCAGGGGGCCAAGCCCGCCGTCGTGCGCTACGGTCACGTCGCGCTCATCACCGCGCTGCTGACGGTGTCGGTGCTGATGGTGGGCGTCGTCGCGTTCGTGTTCGACGTCGTCGTGGGCGGATCCGCGTTCTGGTGGGCTCTCATCGCCCTCGCCGTGGTGATCCTCGCGCTGTGGGTCCTCGTCCCCGCCGTCATCCGCGCCCGCGCCAGAGAGAAGGCGAGCCCACGATGACCGAGGCGCTGGGAGTCGGCGTCGCCCAGTTCGCGCCGACCGCGGATGCCACGGCGAACCGGGAGGCGATCGCGCAGCTGGCGGCCACCGCGGCCGGCAGGGGTGCACGCGTCGTGGTGTTCCCCGAGTACTCCAGCTACTTCGTCGACCCCTTCGACGAGTCGCTCGCGCACAACGCCGAGGAGCTCGACGGCGCGTTCGTGACGGAGCTGCGCCGCATCGCGTCCCGGCACGACATCCTCGTGGTCGCGGGCCTGCTGGAGCGCGCGAGCGACCGCGAGCGGGTGCGCAACACCGTCGTCGCCGTCGACGCGAAAGGTCTGCAGGCGCACTACCGCAAGCTGCATCTGTACGACGCCTTCGGGCAGCGGGAGTCCGACTGGGTCGAGGCGGGAGATCCGGCCGAGCCGCAGACGTTCGGCTGCGGCGGGCTCACCTTCGGACTGATGACCTGCTACGACCTGCGCTTCCCCGAAGTCGGGCGGGTGCTCGTGGACGCCGGCGCCGAGGTGTTCGCCGTGCCGGCCGAGTGGGTGCGCGGGCCGCTCAAGGAGCACCACTGGCGGACCCTGCTGCACGCACGGGCCATCGAGAACACCGTGTTCGTGGCCGCCGCCGATCACCCTCCGCCGCTCGGGGTGGGGCACTCCCTCATCGTCGACCCGCAGGGTATGGAGGTGGCCGCCGTCGGCACGTCGACCGACGTGGCGGTCGCACATCTCGACATCGGAGCGATCGAGCGCGTGCGCCGGGTCAATCCGGCGCTGCGCCTGCGGCGCTTCGGGGTGAGTCCGCGCTGACAGGTCAGCGGAGTGCGGCGAGGCGGGATGCCGCCTCTTCGAGCACCTCGACGCGCTTGCAGGCTGCGAAGCGGAGAAGGGTCGCGTACTGCCCGCGGCCCGCCGGTGACGCGAACGCGGTGAGCGGTATCGCCACCACGCCGGCACGCTCGGGAAGCTCGCGGCAGAACGCCGCGGCATCCGTCGCTCCCAATGGTGCCGCGTCGGCCACCGTGAAGTACGTGCCGGCGGGCGTCGAGACCTCGAGCCCCGCTGCACGCAGGCCCGCGCCGAGCAGGTCGCGTCTGACGCGGAGCGCGTCGGCGATGCCCTGGAAGAACGCATCGGGGAGACGGAGCCCCGCGGCGATCGCTGGCTGGAAGGCGCTGCCGTTGACATAGGTGAGGTACTGCTTGACGGCGAGCACCGCGTCCACGAGGGGCGCGGGCCCCGTCACCCACCCGATCTTCCAGCCGGTGGTGGAGAACGTCTTGCCGCCGGACGAGATGGTGAGGGTGCGCTCCCACGCGCCGGGAAGCGTCGCGAGCGGAACGTGCGCGCTGTCGAAGACGAGATGCTCGTAGACCTCGTCGGTGACGATCAGGGCGTCGTGACGGTCAGCGAGCCGGACGATCTCGTCACGCACCTCCGCGCTGAAGACCGCGCCTGTGGGATTGTGGGGGTCGTTCACCAGGATGATCCTGGTGCGGTCGGTGACCGCGGACCGCAGCTCGTCCAGGTCGGGCTGGAACGCCGGCCAGCGCAGCGGCACCGGCACGAGCCGGGCGCCGGCGAGGGCGGCGACGGCGGCGTAGGAGTCGTAGTACGGCTCGAAGACGACCACCTCGTCGTCTGATCCGTCCACGAGGCCGAGCAGCGCCGCCGCGAGAGCTTCGGTCGCCCCTGCCGTGACCAGGGCGTTGCGGGACGGATCGAGGTGGAGTCCGTAGAACCGCTGCTGGTGCTCCGCAACGGCGTCGAGCAGGTCCGGCAGGCCCCGTCCCGGTGGATACTGGTTCACCCCCTGGGCGATCGCGTCGCGAGCGGCCTCCAGGACTTCGCTCGGGCCGTCCTCGTCCGGGAAGCCCTGTCCGAGGTTGATGGCGCCCGTCCGCGCCGCGAGCGCCGACATCTCGGCGAAGATGGTGGGGTGGATCGACCCGTCCGAGCCGACGAGTCCGGCACCGGCGGCCGTGCGGTGCCACGCTCCGGGGATCTGTCGCATCGCTTCACCGTACCGGGCGGGCTCATCCCCGTTGCATAGGCGAGTCCCATTCCCGACATAAGAAACGCACAGCATCGGTGGGCACAGTGGTGAGTGCTTGGCAGAAGGAGCAATCATGAGCGACACCCAGGGCGACCGCCCGGAAGACCACGTCCCCGCAGACCCGTCGACCACGCCCGGCGAGGCCCCGACGCAGCCCGCCGTCCCGGCACAGTCCGCGGCCGAGGCCGCCGCTCAGCACCGCACGCCCGCCCAGCCGACGGCGCCGACCCAGCCCCTGCCGCCCGCGGGGTACCCGACGGGCGCCCACGCGTATGCCCGGCCGCAGGGGTACGCGGGCCAGCCGGCCGCATATCCCTCGTACGCCGGACAGCCCCGCAAGACGTCGTCGGGTGCGGGCAAGGTCGTCGGCCTCATCGTCGCCGCCGCCATCGTCGGCGGCGCTGCCGGGCTCGGCGGCTCGTACGCCGGCGTGAACTGGTTCACCCCGGCGGCGACCTCGCCGGCCGCCGGCCCCGGCACCGTCACGGTGAACGACACCGATTCGGTCAACGAGACCACCGGCATCGCGGCCAAGGTCGTGCCGAGCGTCGTCACCATCGCCGCCTCGAGCTCGGCGGGCGCCGGCACCGGATCCGGTGTCGTCCTGACCGAGGACGGCTACGTGGTCACGAACACCCACGTGGTGACGCTCGACGGCGCGACCGGCGACGCCCAGGTGCGGGTGACCACCGCCGACGGCCGCGTGTACGACGCCGAGATCGTCGGCACCGACCCGCTGTACGACCTCGCGGTCCTCAAGCTGCAGGACGCCGAAGGCCTGAGCCCCATCGAGTTCGCCGACTCCAGCGACCTCAACGTGGGCGACACCACCGTGGCCGTCGGTGCGCCGCTCGGGCTGGCGAACTCGGTCACCGAGGGCATCGTGAGCGCGCTCAACCGCTCGATCCAGATCGCCTCCGCCGCCGCTCCCGACAGCGGGGACGACGCGCCGGAACAGCCCGAGGAGAACGGTCAGCAGGGTCCCTTCCGCTTCGACTTCGGGCAGGGCGACCAGCAGGCGCCGGCCGGCGAGAGCATCTCCATCGCGGTGATCCAGACCGACGCGGCGATCAACCCCGGCAACTCCGGGGGCGCGCTCGTCGACTCCGACGGCAGGCTCATCGGCATCAACGTCGCCATCGCGACCGCCGGCGGCACCTCCTCGGAGGGCTCCGGCTCGATCGGCGTCGGATTCTCCATCCCGTCCGACATCGTCCAGCGCATCACCGACGAGCTCATCGAGAACGGTGAGGCCACGCATGGTCTCCTGGGCGCGACCGTGCGGCCCGCGGCATCCGTCGAAGGGTCCACCATCACCGGCGCCTACATCAACGAGGTCAGCGACGGCGGGGCCGCGGCGGCTGCGGGACTGACCGCAGGCGACGTGGTCACCGGCTTCAACGGCATCCCCGTCACCGACGCGACTGACCTGACCGCGCAGGTGCGCGGTCAAGCGGCGGGCAGCGAGGCGGAGGTCACCTTCGTCCGCGACGGCGAGACGCAGACCGTCACCGTGACCCTCGGAACACTCGAGCAGTAGGTCGACGGCTCCAGGGCGCCATCGCGCGGGCAGGATAGGCTCGCGTGATGGCGTCCTTCTCGTTCGGCGCGGGGAATGCGCGGAAGCTCGCGGCGATTCCGCTCTATGCCGCGGGACGCATGCTGACCGCGGTGGTGCCGCGGACGCGCGACGAGTGGGTGTTCGGGTGCGCGGTCGGAATCGCCGACGGCGCCCTCGCGCTGTGGGACGTCGTCGCGGCCGACGGTCACCCCGCGGTGTGGCTCGTCGGCAGCGCCCGTGAGGCGCAGGATGCCGCGGCCCGGGGCATCCCGAGCGTCCCCAAGCGCTCGCTGCGCGGCCTCTGGCGCACTGCCCGCGCTCGCGTCATCGTCGTCACGCACGGGTTCGGCGACGTGAACCGGTACGCCGTCACCGGAGGATTCGTGGTCCAGCTGTGGCACGGCATTCCGCTCAAGCGGATCGGCCTGGACTCGCCCGAGACCTCGCGTGTGCCGGGCGCCGTCGCCCGCACGCCTCTCGCCCGGCCGGCGCGGGCGCTGCTGCGGGCGATGTACCGCACCGCGGCCCGGCGCATCCGCCTCCTCCCCGCCGCGTCCCACCTCGTGCGGGGGCGCCTCGAGTCGGCGTTCGCGCTCCCCGACGACGCGGTTCCGGTCACCGGCGAGCCACGCGTGGACGTGCTGTCGCGCGGAACGGCAGACGACCGGCGCGTGCAGGCGCGGGCAGCGATCGCCCGGTCGGTGCCGCACTCCGAGACGTCCCAGCGGATCGCGCTCTACGCACCGACCTGGCGCGACGGGGCGCCCGACCCCGCCGTCCCGACCGATGACGAGTGGGAGGGCATCGTCGACGTCCTGCGTCGCCACGACGCGACGCTGCTCGTGCGCTCCCACCCGCTGGGCGCCGGAGAGTACGTCCCGCCCGTCGCGACCGATCGGGTGCAGTCGCTCGGCAGCGACCTGGTGCCCGACGTGACCCCGCTGCTGCCCGGACTCGACGCGCTGATCACGGACTACTCGTCGCTCGCGTTCGATGCCGCCCTCGTTCCGGTCCCGACGCTGTTCCTCGCGCCGGACATGGCAGACTACGGCGGGCGCCGCGGATTCTACGGGGCCTACCGGGACGTCGCGGGGGAGGGCTGGGCCGTGGACTGGCGGGAGGCGGCGACCCAGCTGGACGCGCTCTTCGCCGGCGACGCGGAGCGAACGCGGCGCGTCGAGCGGGCGATCGCGCTCAGCGCCCGGGTGCACGCCCACCGCGACGGACGAAACGCCGAGAGGGTGTACCGTGCGATTCTGGCCGGCATCGCCGCGGACCGCCGCCGAGGGAGAGGAAACGCATGACCGACGCGCGCTTCACGACCGAGGGGGGACCCGCGCTCGTTCTCTCGGGGGAGGGGGAGCGGCCCGCCGCGGTGGAGCTGGTCGGGTCCCGCGCACGGGTCGTGGGCCGCCTCACCGGCCGCGGCAGGACGTGGCGGGCGACGCTGCCGCTGCGCGCCGCGCGGTGGGGAGGACCGGAGCTGCCGCTGCCGACCGGCACCTACGAGCTGCGGGTGGCGGATGCCGCGGCCCGCGGCATCCCGGCTCCCGTCGCGCTGCCGCTGACCCAGCTGGGCACGCTGCGCGCCGAGCTCGAGGGATGGACGCTGCGCGTCGGTCCGCCGATGAACCCGGCCTACGACTCCGGCGAGGGGCAGGACGCTCTCGAGCGCCGCTATGCCACCCGCCCGCGGACCGGGTTCGAGAACGCGGTGTTCTTCGAGAGCTTCTACGGACGCAATGCCAGCTGCAACCCGCTCGCGATCGATCGCGAGCTGACACGCCGCGCGCCGGGCGTGACGCGCTACTGGAGCGTCGTCGACCTCTCTGTCGCCGTGCCCGAAGGCGCCGTCCCCGTCGTCGAGGGCAGCCCGGAATGGTGGCGCGCGCGCGGCGCCGCGCGCCTCCTCGTCGTCAACGACTGGCTCCGCCGGCGGTTCGCGCGGCGCAAAGGCCAGGTGGTCCTCCAGACCTGGCATGGGACGCCGCTCAAGCGGCTGGCTCTGCACCGCCCCGGCTTCGATCCCCGGCGCGCGGCGGCGGTGGTGCGCGAGTCACGGCGCTGGAACATCCTGCTGGCGCAGAATCCCTACGCTGCCCGCATCCTCGGCAAGGCGTACGCGTTCCTCAGCCGGCCGATCTGGGTGGAGGGCTACCCCCGCAACGACGTGCTGGCCAGCGGCGACGGCTCGGCCACGCGCATCGCGCTCGGGATCCGCCCGGGCGAGCGGGTGCTGCTCTACGCGCCCACCTGGCGGGACGACCGCGAGCAGATCGTCGACTTCGTCGACCCGGCGGCCCTCGCCGCGGCGACGGACTCCGTCGTGCTGGTGCGCGGGCACTCCCGCACGCTGCTGCCGGGGCGGGATGCCGAAGGGCCCCGTGTCATCGACGTCACCGGCTTCCCGGACACGTCGCGGCTGCTGCTGGTGGCGGATGCGCTGATCACCGACTACTCGTCGGTGATGTTCGACTTCTCGGTGACGGGCAAGCCGATGTACTTCCTGGTGCCTGACATGGAGCACTACCGGGGCGAGCTGCGGG from the Microbacterium atlanticum genome contains:
- a CDS encoding phytoene/squalene synthase family protein; the protein is MKATRQQAVTGLSLYDRTAEDAAAAVISRYSTSFGLACRMLGARPRPHVRNVYALARVADEVVDGPAQEAGLSPHETAAVLDQLERECFAAIDRGFSTNLVLHAFARTARECGIGADLITPFFASMRADLEVTSHDAASHDEYVYGSAEVIGLMCLQVFVNAGSRHPVDPAPRLVDGARRLGAAFQDVNFLRDLDDDRSRLGRDYLGLSTPAGDRAAVLDRIDADLGAAAAVIPELPADCRRAVTAAHDLFAELARRLRASEGGPKRVRVPDTVKARLAARAMLGFAPKEVRA
- a CDS encoding polyprenyl synthetase family protein, whose translation is MIIGPEDPGVGIAIDGSLTRIRERAAELGPGFGALADAITRAAQGGKRFRPALVTASFDAFRTGDAHASAALSVAAAFELLHTAFVVHDDVIDHDIERRGVPNVAGEFRRRGRTNGADADGAAHLGDAAAILAGDILLHEAFRLVAMAHTDEATKDRLLTLLDDAVLVSAAGELADVENSVTSAFPSRAETLDTAFNKTAVYSFRAPLQAGALLGGADPDALRVLGDAGGRLGLAFQLVDDLIGAFGTSAQTGRDCGPDLRETKRTPLVALARETDAAPGVDQALALARTGPVAVREAQLVLEATGARDRLVGLIAETLDDTRAASHDPALPERAGALLRTLADRIEGRIP
- the idi gene encoding isopentenyl-diphosphate Delta-isomerase, translating into MTDTDHVVLLDDEGRAIGTAPKSSVHGPDTALHLAFSCHVLNSEGQVLITRRALAKRTWPGVWTNSFCGHPRPAEPVISAVRRHADVELGLTLRDLRVALPLFRYRATDANGIVEHEVCPVYIAYTDDEPVLNPLEALDARWVEPADLATSLEATPWAFSPWLVLQAQQLHLFDAPARQRRAS
- a CDS encoding MarR family winged helix-turn-helix transcriptional regulator; this encodes MSEPWVPQTMHDHAVLRVLTSIRSMSDAMERMHSGMKGDMAMNASDLAALRLLVVRERTGRPVSPRDIAQHLRITTASTTKLLDRLVESGHVERRPHPSDRRGRVVVLTDAARAAFFRVFGERLRAMREVAMGYDEGELDVIARFLDDLGEAMDPPDVAAPQAPAPAV
- a CDS encoding DUF6328 family protein codes for the protein MSDRPESDAVGRDETREERADRNWNEVLQELRVLQTGTQILTGFLLALAFQPAFADLTGGQRAVYLTLVVLAALSSIIALAPVALHRVVFQQGAKPAVVRYGHVALITALLTVSVLMVGVVAFVFDVVVGGSAFWWALIALAVVILALWVLVPAVIRARAREKASPR
- a CDS encoding carbon-nitrogen hydrolase family protein, whose product is MTEALGVGVAQFAPTADATANREAIAQLAATAAGRGARVVVFPEYSSYFVDPFDESLAHNAEELDGAFVTELRRIASRHDILVVAGLLERASDRERVRNTVVAVDAKGLQAHYRKLHLYDAFGQRESDWVEAGDPAEPQTFGCGGLTFGLMTCYDLRFPEVGRVLVDAGAEVFAVPAEWVRGPLKEHHWRTLLHARAIENTVFVAAADHPPPLGVGHSLIVDPQGMEVAAVGTSTDVAVAHLDIGAIERVRRVNPALRLRRFGVSPR
- a CDS encoding aminotransferase class I/II-fold pyridoxal phosphate-dependent enzyme, producing MRQIPGAWHRTAAGAGLVGSDGSIHPTIFAEMSALAARTGAINLGQGFPDEDGPSEVLEAARDAIAQGVNQYPPGRGLPDLLDAVAEHQQRFYGLHLDPSRNALVTAGATEALAAALLGLVDGSDDEVVVFEPYYDSYAAVAALAGARLVPVPLRWPAFQPDLDELRSAVTDRTRIILVNDPHNPTGAVFSAEVRDEIVRLADRHDALIVTDEVYEHLVFDSAHVPLATLPGAWERTLTISSGGKTFSTTGWKIGWVTGPAPLVDAVLAVKQYLTYVNGSAFQPAIAAGLRLPDAFFQGIADALRVRRDLLGAGLRAAGLEVSTPAGTYFTVADAAPLGATDAAAFCRELPERAGVVAIPLTAFASPAGRGQYATLLRFAACKRVEVLEEAASRLAALR
- a CDS encoding S1C family serine protease, which encodes MSDTQGDRPEDHVPADPSTTPGEAPTQPAVPAQSAAEAAAQHRTPAQPTAPTQPLPPAGYPTGAHAYARPQGYAGQPAAYPSYAGQPRKTSSGAGKVVGLIVAAAIVGGAAGLGGSYAGVNWFTPAATSPAAGPGTVTVNDTDSVNETTGIAAKVVPSVVTIAASSSAGAGTGSGVVLTEDGYVVTNTHVVTLDGATGDAQVRVTTADGRVYDAEIVGTDPLYDLAVLKLQDAEGLSPIEFADSSDLNVGDTTVAVGAPLGLANSVTEGIVSALNRSIQIASAAAPDSGDDAPEQPEENGQQGPFRFDFGQGDQQAPAGESISIAVIQTDAAINPGNSGGALVDSDGRLIGINVAIATAGGTSSEGSGSIGVGFSIPSDIVQRITDELIENGEATHGLLGATVRPAASVEGSTITGAYINEVSDGGAAAAAGLTAGDVVTGFNGIPVTDATDLTAQVRGQAAGSEAEVTFVRDGETQTVTVTLGTLEQ
- a CDS encoding CDP-glycerol glycerophosphotransferase family protein; the encoded protein is MASFSFGAGNARKLAAIPLYAAGRMLTAVVPRTRDEWVFGCAVGIADGALALWDVVAADGHPAVWLVGSAREAQDAAARGIPSVPKRSLRGLWRTARARVIVVTHGFGDVNRYAVTGGFVVQLWHGIPLKRIGLDSPETSRVPGAVARTPLARPARALLRAMYRTAARRIRLLPAASHLVRGRLESAFALPDDAVPVTGEPRVDVLSRGTADDRRVQARAAIARSVPHSETSQRIALYAPTWRDGAPDPAVPTDDEWEGIVDVLRRHDATLLVRSHPLGAGEYVPPVATDRVQSLGSDLVPDVTPLLPGLDALITDYSSLAFDAALVPVPTLFLAPDMADYGGRRGFYGAYRDVAGEGWAVDWREAATQLDALFAGDAERTRRVERAIALSARVHAHRDGRNAERVYRAILAGIAADRRRGRGNA
- a CDS encoding CDP-glycerol glycerophosphotransferase family protein, encoding MTDARFTTEGGPALVLSGEGERPAAVELVGSRARVVGRLTGRGRTWRATLPLRAARWGGPELPLPTGTYELRVADAAARGIPAPVALPLTQLGTLRAELEGWTLRVGPPMNPAYDSGEGQDALERRYATRPRTGFENAVFFESFYGRNASCNPLAIDRELTRRAPGVTRYWSVVDLSVAVPEGAVPVVEGSPEWWRARGAARLLVVNDWLRRRFARRKGQVVLQTWHGTPLKRLALHRPGFDPRRAAAVVRESRRWNILLAQNPYAARILGKAYAFLSRPIWVEGYPRNDVLASGDGSATRIALGIRPGERVLLYAPTWRDDREQIVDFVDPAALAAATDSVVLVRGHSRTLLPGRDAEGPRVIDVTGFPDTSRLLLVADALITDYSSVMFDFSVTGKPMYFLVPDMEHYRGELRGFYFDLAAHAPGPMVRSQDELVAALAADDRERYDERYDIWRAKFNARDDGHAAERVVTRILDQGLIEP